A window of Daucus carota subsp. sativus chromosome 2, DH1 v3.0, whole genome shotgun sequence genomic DNA:
TATAACATGGCTTGCTCCTTCGTCAATGTAGTTCATAGCATTGCTGGAATTGATACCACCTCCAACTTGCAAACCACCTAGATGTTATAGTCCTCGCAGCAAGTTCAGAGGAAAATTCTGTAAGTTTAAAATATGCTATCAACCTAAATATCCAAGGTTTACAATGTACAGTGATTGTTCTCGAAGATTCCCCACAGGAAGCTTTAAGAGATATAACTTAGACAGAAGGCAGTTCTGAAGAATAACATGTATTAGTTCACCTCTTCAGCTCTTCTAGTCACTTTGTGGGTAAATTATGAAATGATACAAGTCGTCGAACTCTAACAAGATACATAATGAACAATTGTGATATCCATTATATCTAGTTATTACTCGTAAGATTTAACAACAGCATACTGAACATTAAATTTTAGGTGTGACAACTTAAAAATCTATAACTGCGCATACAAATACCATGATGAAGCAAAAATGGTCCAATCATAAGACATTGATAAAAGAAAAGGGATAAGTTAAGTTCTCTGAAGTGTGAATCGTCTGAAAAGGTATACTTGAACATATCAAGGAAATCACCCATTCCTTGTACTGATGATAGTAAACAGATCTAATAGAATGatgtatttgaaaaataaaagtttattaGTAGAGTGTAtcagatatattttattagaggtTAAATCGATGATCATCATCAGAAGAATAAGGGCAAAATTAGGATGCATTCTGGAAGAGAACAGTAACCCTACCCCTTACATTATCCTAGAACCAACCTAGATAAATTTGAGAATGTTACCAAATTGATTTGCAGAAATAAAATTAACCTAAAGATTTCATTAGTTTACAGTTTTCCCTTAAAGATGATTTTCAAAATCTTATTCTTTTGACAAAGCACATCACTCATTTGTATGTCACGATTGACTAATTATGTAAAGATCCATAACCATCAAATATGTTTCGTCTTCAAAGTCATAGCAATGAGAACGTACCAATAATcatcttaataatattagtaAATTTGGTGACTAATACTTGTACTGATGACTTAGCTATCATTTTTTACTCTTTAACAAAAAGGTTGTACATTGCCTGGACTCTGGAGGCACATCACCCCTAAAagcatgtatacaaagtaagtGCATGAAGAAGCATATATAAGATAGAAGAGAGCCAGAAAAAAGAGAACATATTATACTATCTACATTACCAGGATAAGCATGTAAAGCTTCCATGGCTGCTGAGTTACTTAAAGGATCGGCTCCAAGCATAATTACGTGACCACCTCTGAGCCCATCTTCTTTGTATAGAGAAGCATATTCTGCTGCTGACTTATCCGATTCGAAATTAGTTATAAGACTCATGTCTCCATCCTTCGAATCAGAAAGAGTGGACCCTACTATTTGCTTCACTTTTCCCTGAATTGTTTACATAAGTAAATATGTCAGACAAATTATAAGAAGGATACAGCGTAAATACACGAccctaaattaaaataaatgaatcaGAAACGAAAACCTCAACATAGGATTGTTGAAATACCTATGTTTAATCTCCATGTGAATTTGATGAAGATTAATAAGCCAAAAATCATAGAAATTGGCAAACATGAACATTCATATGCACATTCGAACCCTTAGGACAAGATTCCTGGTCTTCCACGTAATCTTTAATATTCTCAATTAAAAAACACCACACTAGctaattttaatatgtattgtattcatacaaaatttatattcataGTATATGGCAAACTAAGGAGATGGCAAACTAATGATTTCTATGTGCCATATACATAAGTAGCACAAGAAAGTTACTGTGCAAATGTCTTCTGACTCACTGACCCAGTGTTCTGAAAGGCGCACAACAGGCACAACAGTCAATGTATTGGCTAAACAATTAATTTGTTGGTTcgaaattcaaataattaacaATATATAATGTTACATTCGCAGTCTTAATCATAATACAAATTAGGTCAAtagatgaaaattaaaaaactcaACACTCCAAAAAAACTTTTAGCCTGATCCTGCCTACTTGCAGAGCAAGAGTAAtgatgaattttaaaaaactacaCTGAACTGGTgttaaatttatgtataatatagTTGCATATTGTCCCTCAAATCAATTATGTTCTTGCCAAGTTTTAAAGTTTCAGGTGATATAAAATGCTAATTTGTCACATAAGTTATTAGAAAGGTAATATGTGTGACGCTGTAGTTTCTTTCAGCTGGGTTACTAGGTCTCACTACATCATTcagtaaaatttcaaattaatatatatgaccCATACTTATTGGGGTCAGGTCGAGTATCTTCTGAATATctatcttaaatatattttttcatattcctTGGTCGGTATTGGCAGAGGTAACTTTGGAAAGCGTTTTCTTAAAAATCTTGGTCAAATTCACAAATGAACATTAGATTCACTGTACACAAGAAATTGAAGCATCATCCTCTGCGAACAGATCTGGCAACTATTATTGTAACAAGTAAAAACAGCAAACAGGCTGCTAATGAATTGAAAGAAAGATTGCCAAACCTTATGTATGTCTATACAAGGACGAAAACGAACTCCGCATGTTACTGATAGCTTTGGCTGCCCTGTTAACACTTCAACTATCATCCATCTATTACAACTAAACTTGTATGATTTTTGTGGAAATTGCATTTAAGAGTGTGCTACCGCATACAACAGAAAGAAGGATCACGAGCATAATGCAATATACTAAATTGTGAGTAAGCATACCCATAACGGATGAATGCGTAGCAATCAATTTTGGCATTCTCTTACAACTAAAAATCGAATATTCCAGATTCGAATGAAGTGAACTAAGGTCCAACCTAGTTAGGTTTAGTTGGAGACCTCGCATTTTCTTTGATACCACACCTAAGCCTGCATTAGGAGGGGAAAACCCTTTAAACTTAATTGTCGATACTTCAAACTGCATTTCAAGAATTGAACAAGTGACCTTCAAAAAAAACTGTTCCTTTTCCGAATTCTTGTCTGCAACTTCAAGGCtacaaaatgaaaattaaaacagCAAAATTCAAGAACATGGTAATAACAAAAACATATAAGCAATTCATCAAACAGCTTATGGGCTACTAGGATAGGATCTTACCCATATACACAAAACGAAAACATgatacttgcaacacatatACTTATAcatagacaaaaaaaaaaaaaaaacacaatccGACG
This region includes:
- the LOC108205670 gene encoding 1-(5-phosphoribosyl)-5-[(5-phosphoribosylamino)methylideneamino] imidazole-4-carboxamide isomerase, chloroplastic, yielding MRGLQLNLTRLDLSSLHSNLEYSIFSCKRMPKLIATHSSVMGQPKLSVTCGVRFRPCIDIHKGKVKQIVGSTLSDSKDGDMSLITNFESDKSAAEYASLYKEDGLRGGHVIMLGADPLSNSAAMEALHAYPGGLQVGGGINSSNAMNYIDEGASHVIITSYVFNNGQMELGRLEELVHLVGKERLVLDLSCRKKDGKYAVVTDRWQKFSDVYVNEEVLNFLSTYADEFLVHGVDVEGKKLGIDEELVALLGKHSPIPVTYAGGVTVMDDLERIKIAGMGNVDVTVGSALDIFGGNLHYKDVVSWHDEQAAVAA